A region from the Chitinophaga sp. Cy-1792 genome encodes:
- a CDS encoding DUF721 domain-containing protein, with amino-acid sequence MRHGTTSIGDALREFLNKSRMKPRLTEVRIQENWEDIMGKTIARYTSGIQLIDGKLIITTTVAPLKQELSYSKDKIIKLVNEKLGENVVKEVIIR; translated from the coding sequence ATGCGTCACGGAACTACCAGTATTGGAGATGCCCTCAGGGAATTTTTGAACAAGAGCAGGATGAAACCCCGCCTGACAGAAGTACGTATCCAGGAAAACTGGGAGGATATTATGGGGAAAACAATAGCAAGGTATACATCCGGTATACAGCTGATCGATGGAAAACTCATCATCACCACCACCGTGGCCCCACTCAAACAGGAACTCAGCTACTCTAAAGATAAAATCATCAAACTGGTAAATGAAAAACTGGGAGAAAACGTGGTAAAGGAAGTAATTATCAGATAG
- the pdhA gene encoding pyruvate dehydrogenase (acetyl-transferring) E1 component subunit alpha: protein MKTKFTKETYLYWYELMLLLRRFEEKAGQLYGMQKIRGFCHLYIGQEAIAAGAMTATKPEDKFITSYRDHALAIAKGISANACMAELYGKATGCSKGKGGSMHFFSVEHNFYGGHGIVGAQIGTGAGLAFAEQYKGTDNVAVCFFGDGAARQGILHETFNMAMLWKLPVIFVCENNMYAMGTSVERTSNVLDIYKLSNAYDMPSDTVDGMSCEAVHEGFERAVKRARAGEGPTLLEIKTYRYRGHSMSDPAKYRTKEEVEEYKEQDPINGVLKVIQKNKWATEAEIEAINEKVKKEVEDCVQFAEESPWPSDDELLKDVYVQQDYPFIVD from the coding sequence GTGAAGACGAAATTCACCAAAGAGACGTATCTGTACTGGTATGAATTGATGCTTTTGCTGCGCCGTTTTGAAGAAAAGGCGGGCCAATTGTATGGTATGCAGAAGATCCGTGGTTTTTGCCATTTGTACATAGGACAGGAAGCAATTGCTGCTGGTGCAATGACTGCTACAAAACCAGAGGACAAATTCATTACTTCGTACCGTGATCACGCGTTGGCGATAGCTAAAGGTATTTCAGCCAATGCTTGCATGGCGGAATTGTATGGTAAAGCGACAGGTTGTTCCAAAGGTAAGGGAGGAAGTATGCACTTTTTCTCAGTGGAGCATAACTTTTACGGCGGTCACGGTATCGTGGGTGCTCAGATCGGTACAGGCGCAGGTCTGGCTTTTGCTGAGCAGTACAAAGGTACAGACAACGTAGCGGTATGTTTCTTCGGAGATGGCGCTGCCCGTCAGGGTATCCTGCATGAAACCTTTAACATGGCCATGCTGTGGAAACTGCCGGTAATATTTGTTTGTGAAAACAACATGTATGCGATGGGTACTTCCGTAGAACGTACTTCCAACGTACTGGATATCTACAAGCTCTCCAACGCTTATGATATGCCTTCCGATACTGTTGATGGTATGAGCTGCGAAGCTGTACACGAAGGTTTTGAAAGAGCTGTAAAACGCGCTCGCGCCGGTGAAGGTCCTACCTTGCTGGAAATCAAAACTTACCGTTACCGTGGTCACTCCATGAGTGATCCTGCTAAATACCGTACCAAAGAAGAGGTAGAAGAGTATAAAGAACAGGATCCTATCAATGGTGTACTGAAAGTAATTCAGAAAAATAAATGGGCTACCGAAGCTGAAATCGAAGCAATCAACGAAAAAGTTAAGAAAGAAGTAGAAGATTGTGTTCAGTTCGCTGAAGAGTCTCCATGGCCATCTGATGACGAGCTGCTGAAAGATGTTTACGTTCAGCAGGATTATCCGTTCATCGTTGACTAA
- a CDS encoding (Fe-S)-binding protein: MNVQLFIPCFVDQMFPETAFNMVKVLEKLGCNVMYNTEQTCCGQPAFNAGYHDECRTVATKFLKDFHTFDYIVAPSGSCTGFVRNYYAKLFDNSAAHNEVKLLKKNLYEFTEFLVDVLHVTDLGATLNGIGTYHDACGALRECGIKEGPRKLLEKVKGLELKEMNDCEVCCGFGGTFSVKFEPISMGMGEQKVNNAVASGADYLISTDLSCLMHLDGYIRKHGTNIKIMHIADVLASGW, translated from the coding sequence ATGAACGTACAGTTATTCATACCATGCTTTGTAGACCAAATGTTCCCGGAAACCGCTTTCAACATGGTGAAAGTTTTGGAGAAACTGGGATGTAATGTCATGTATAACACCGAGCAAACCTGCTGCGGCCAGCCGGCCTTCAACGCAGGTTATCACGATGAATGCAGGACCGTTGCCACCAAATTTCTGAAGGACTTCCATACCTTCGACTATATAGTAGCCCCCAGTGGCTCCTGTACCGGATTTGTAAGGAACTACTACGCAAAACTGTTTGATAACTCTGCTGCACATAATGAAGTAAAACTCCTGAAGAAAAACCTCTATGAGTTTACTGAATTTCTGGTAGATGTTTTACACGTAACAGATCTGGGTGCTACCCTCAATGGCATTGGTACCTACCATGATGCCTGCGGCGCACTGAGAGAATGTGGTATTAAGGAAGGGCCGCGGAAGCTGCTGGAAAAAGTGAAAGGACTGGAGTTAAAAGAGATGAATGATTGTGAAGTGTGCTGTGGCTTTGGCGGTACGTTTTCTGTAAAATTCGAACCTATTTCCATGGGAATGGGCGAACAGAAAGTGAATAACGCTGTAGCCAGTGGTGCAGACTATCTCATCTCCACCGACCTGTCCTGCCTGATGCACCTCGACGGCTATATCCGGAAACATGGGACCAACATAAAAATCATGCATATTGCCGATGTACTGGCCAGTGGCTGGTAA
- a CDS encoding EVE domain-containing protein: MNYWLVKSEPFKYSWDQFVKDKVTFWDGVRNYQARNNLKGMKKGDKVLFYHSNEGLEIVGLATVAKEFYQDPTTPDPNWVVVDLKPLKPFKKPVTLAAMKAEKALANLSLIRQGRLSVCNVTPEEFEVIMEMGDMK; the protein is encoded by the coding sequence ATGAACTACTGGCTGGTGAAGTCTGAGCCTTTTAAATATTCCTGGGACCAGTTTGTAAAAGATAAAGTTACCTTCTGGGACGGTGTGCGTAATTATCAGGCACGTAATAACCTGAAAGGCATGAAGAAGGGAGACAAAGTTCTCTTCTATCACAGCAATGAAGGATTGGAAATTGTAGGCCTTGCCACTGTAGCGAAAGAATTTTACCAGGACCCAACCACACCTGATCCTAACTGGGTAGTGGTAGACCTGAAGCCCCTGAAGCCATTCAAAAAGCCCGTAACCCTGGCTGCCATGAAGGCTGAGAAAGCACTGGCCAACCTGTCGCTGATCCGCCAGGGCCGCCTCTCTGTTTGTAATGTTACGCCTGAAGAATTTGAGGTGATCATGGAAATGGGTGATATGAAGTAA
- a CDS encoding saccharopine dehydrogenase C-terminal domain-containing protein encodes MRNILLFGAGKSATSLIDYLITNAPRQKWHVTVADQDLLQIKSKTGKSYYATPVELNIHDQAARQQLIQETDLVISLLPPPLHILVAKDCLQFHKNLLTASYVDPEVRKLEKDIEKAGLLFMYEMGLDPGIDHMSAMKLIHSIEKKGGQIFSFKSYCGGLISPDSIDNPWQYKISWNARNIVLSGSSGATYKEKGKIKELSYEQLFDHNKTIQVPGIGKLAYYPNRDSLSYMEIYKLQEIATFMRATLRFPDFCEGWNALIKLGLTDDAKKVQTDHMTYYNWATQNLDGDNAAEAHDEYVAQHLGVSSKSKVIRQLKYLGLLNGDQINLGEKTNAGVLESVVQEKLRMEPTDKDMIVMMHEIEFERRSMATRMHAYMIVQGEDNLRTAMAKTVGLPLGIMAKLILSDKVSLKGLHIPVMPEIYNPVLKELEEFDIRFEETFE; translated from the coding sequence ATGAGAAATATTTTGTTGTTTGGCGCAGGAAAATCTGCAACAAGCCTTATCGACTACCTTATCACCAATGCGCCCAGACAAAAATGGCACGTGACGGTAGCTGACCAGGACTTATTACAGATCAAGTCCAAGACTGGCAAATCTTATTATGCAACCCCCGTGGAATTGAACATTCATGACCAGGCTGCACGTCAGCAGCTTATCCAGGAAACAGATCTCGTCATTTCCCTTTTACCCCCGCCCCTGCATATTCTCGTAGCCAAAGACTGTCTGCAGTTTCATAAAAACCTCCTCACAGCCTCCTACGTAGACCCCGAAGTCCGTAAACTCGAAAAAGACATCGAAAAAGCAGGCCTCCTCTTTATGTATGAAATGGGACTCGACCCCGGCATCGATCATATGTCGGCCATGAAACTCATTCACTCCATTGAAAAGAAAGGCGGACAAATCTTCTCCTTTAAATCCTACTGTGGCGGACTCATTTCACCAGACAGTATCGATAACCCATGGCAATATAAAATCTCCTGGAATGCCCGAAACATCGTTCTGTCAGGCAGTTCAGGCGCAACCTATAAAGAAAAAGGAAAAATAAAAGAACTCTCTTACGAACAACTTTTTGATCATAATAAAACCATCCAGGTACCCGGTATAGGTAAACTTGCCTATTACCCTAACAGGGACTCCCTCTCCTACATGGAAATCTATAAACTCCAGGAAATAGCCACCTTCATGAGAGCGACCCTGCGTTTCCCGGATTTCTGCGAAGGATGGAATGCACTCATTAAATTAGGTCTGACAGATGATGCTAAAAAAGTTCAGACGGATCATATGACCTATTATAACTGGGCCACCCAAAATCTGGACGGCGATAATGCTGCAGAGGCACATGATGAATATGTTGCCCAACACCTGGGGGTGAGCAGCAAATCCAAAGTAATACGTCAGCTGAAATACCTCGGCCTGCTCAATGGTGATCAGATCAACCTGGGAGAAAAAACCAATGCAGGCGTGCTCGAATCAGTAGTACAGGAGAAGCTGCGCATGGAACCTACCGACAAGGATATGATCGTGATGATGCACGAAATTGAATTTGAAAGACGTAGCATGGCCACCAGAATGCATGCCTACATGATCGTACAGGGGGAAGATAATCTCAGAACCGCGATGGCTAAAACGGTAGGGCTGCCGCTGGGTATCATGGCCAAGCTGATACTGTCTGATAAGGTGAGCCTTAAAGGGTTACATATCCCCGTGATGCCGGAAATCTATAATCCTGTATTAAAAGAACTGGAAGAATTCGATATACGTTTTGAAGAAACGTTTGAATAG
- a CDS encoding DUF4252 domain-containing protein, translating into MKSLLFGCAMMLMATAAAAQDKSIREFTDNFKGKADVTNVNISSLGLRFAGLITKMAEKNDPDVQTFRKLLKHISHLTVYAFENMDSASVSANDVARLKRSLESRENFEMLMEVREKSSQIYVLNKGKDDELGKLVMLVQDEKDLAVISLKTSLKMDDVNDLVKHFASKDSKVVTIR; encoded by the coding sequence ATGAAATCACTGCTATTTGGTTGTGCAATGATGCTCATGGCTACGGCCGCAGCTGCACAGGACAAGAGTATCCGGGAGTTTACGGATAACTTCAAAGGCAAGGCAGATGTTACCAACGTAAATATCAGCTCACTGGGACTGCGGTTTGCAGGCCTGATCACAAAGATGGCGGAAAAGAACGACCCGGATGTACAGACCTTCAGAAAGCTGCTTAAGCATATCAGTCACCTGACGGTATATGCCTTCGAAAACATGGACAGCGCCAGCGTTTCCGCCAATGATGTTGCAAGGTTGAAAAGATCCCTGGAATCAAGAGAGAATTTTGAGATGCTGATGGAAGTGCGTGAAAAGAGCAGCCAGATTTATGTGCTGAACAAAGGAAAGGATGATGAACTGGGTAAACTGGTGATGCTGGTACAGGACGAAAAAGACCTCGCTGTTATCAGTCTGAAAACAAGTTTGAAAATGGATGATGTGAATGACCTGGTGAAACACTTTGCCAGTAAGGATTCCAAGGTAGTAACCATTCGATGA
- a CDS encoding DNA replication/repair protein RecF, producing the protein MLHIKKISLVQFKNYAFRDFLFQERIIGITGRNGSGKTNLLDAIYYLCFTRSYFSSQESQNTQYQTSGFRLEGAMEKNGSDEKIVCTLKEGKKEFSLNNDRYEKFSRHIGQFPAVMIAPDDAEIITGGSEERRKWMDTLLSQLYPDYLEHLIIYQKILLQRNTLLKNMESAGSQADQLLDVFDLQLVQHGTPVYQARRNFLTSFIPQVQRLYDYISGTHEIVNIRYQCTLQEEDFAKQLSSARFKDMQLQRTSCGIHRDDLVFLLNDYPMKSSASQGQRKSFLFALKLAQYEVLRQLKTFPPLLLLDDVFEKLDQDRVQRLIALVAGKEYGQVFITDTHAERLKDAFEAAGSSIQLINI; encoded by the coding sequence TTGCTGCATATAAAAAAAATATCGCTCGTTCAGTTCAAAAACTACGCTTTCCGCGATTTCCTCTTCCAGGAAAGGATCATTGGCATTACCGGGCGTAACGGCTCCGGCAAAACAAACCTGCTGGATGCCATCTACTACCTCTGCTTTACCAGGAGCTATTTCAGCTCCCAGGAAAGCCAGAATACCCAGTACCAGACCAGCGGCTTCCGGCTCGAAGGTGCCATGGAAAAGAACGGCAGCGACGAAAAGATTGTCTGCACCCTTAAGGAAGGCAAAAAAGAGTTCTCCCTCAACAACGACCGCTACGAGAAATTCTCCCGCCATATCGGCCAGTTTCCGGCCGTCATGATCGCCCCTGACGACGCAGAAATCATCACCGGCGGCTCCGAAGAACGCCGCAAATGGATGGATACCCTCCTGTCGCAGCTATACCCGGACTATCTCGAACACCTCATCATCTACCAGAAAATACTGTTACAACGTAATACCCTCCTGAAAAATATGGAATCCGCCGGCTCCCAGGCCGATCAGCTACTGGACGTATTCGACCTGCAGCTGGTACAACACGGCACCCCCGTTTACCAGGCCCGCCGCAATTTCCTGACCTCCTTCATTCCACAGGTGCAACGGCTGTACGATTACATTTCCGGTACCCACGAAATAGTGAATATCCGCTACCAGTGCACCCTACAGGAAGAAGACTTTGCAAAACAGCTCAGCAGCGCCCGGTTTAAGGACATGCAGCTCCAGCGCACCAGCTGCGGCATCCACCGCGACGACCTGGTTTTTCTGCTCAACGACTACCCCATGAAAAGCAGCGCCTCCCAGGGCCAGCGGAAAAGTTTCCTCTTTGCCCTCAAACTGGCGCAGTATGAGGTACTCAGACAACTGAAAACCTTCCCCCCACTACTGCTCCTCGATGACGTATTTGAAAAGCTGGACCAGGATAGAGTACAGCGCCTCATCGCGCTGGTTGCAGGAAAAGAATACGGACAGGTTTTTATTACAGATACACATGCGGAAAGGTTAAAGGATGCCTTCGAAGCGGCAGGAAGCAGCATTCAGCTGATAAACATTTAA
- a CDS encoding tol-pal system YbgF family protein codes for MSETTNNTTQPKTKNEFDLEASMHKAEDFYSKNKNIINIALLAVVVVVGGFFAYNRFVKAPNEKKAQEMVFQAQNYFAVDSFKLALNGDGNNFGFLQVINKYGGTQAGNIAKYSAGVCYIRLGEFQKGIEQLKDFSSSDLMLQPSAYGLIGDAYMELNQVNDGIEYYKKAGHYNDNEMIAPVYLFRAGMALEKAGKAQDAIAIYKEIKEKYPLSNEGKDMDKYLARLGDVRN; via the coding sequence ATGTCAGAAACTACAAATAATACCACTCAGCCAAAAACAAAGAATGAGTTTGATCTGGAAGCCAGCATGCACAAAGCAGAAGACTTCTATTCAAAAAACAAGAATATCATCAATATCGCCCTCCTCGCTGTTGTGGTAGTAGTTGGTGGCTTTTTCGCCTATAACCGTTTTGTAAAAGCCCCTAACGAGAAAAAAGCCCAGGAAATGGTTTTCCAGGCGCAGAACTACTTCGCGGTAGACTCCTTCAAACTGGCACTGAATGGTGATGGTAACAACTTTGGTTTTCTGCAGGTAATCAACAAATACGGTGGTACACAGGCAGGTAACATCGCTAAATACAGCGCAGGCGTTTGCTACATCCGCCTCGGTGAATTCCAGAAAGGTATCGAGCAGCTGAAAGATTTCTCTTCCAGCGACCTCATGCTGCAACCATCTGCCTACGGCCTGATCGGTGACGCTTACATGGAACTGAACCAGGTAAATGATGGTATCGAATACTATAAAAAAGCTGGTCATTACAACGACAACGAAATGATCGCTCCTGTATATCTGTTCCGTGCTGGTATGGCATTGGAAAAAGCTGGTAAAGCACAGGATGCTATTGCCATCTACAAAGAAATTAAAGAAAAATACCCACTGAGCAACGAAGGCAAGGATATGGATAAATACCTGGCTCGCCTCGGTGATGTAAGAAACTAA
- a CDS encoding NAD-dependent deacylase: MKKRLVVLTGAGISAESGLRTFRDSDGLWEGHDVYQVASPDGWRKDPALVLEFYNQRRKDVLAAQPNEAHIGLAKLEEHFDVRIITQNIDDLHERAGSTKVIHLHGEIFKMRSVKDFDEQTIMDIKGDIKVGDLGPDGGQMRPHIVWFGEAVPMIEQAQREVLWADYFVVVGTSLNVYPAAGLLNYVKPAVQKFIIDKKIPAVDHYYVNLKKIESAATTGVATLTDLLLKEIQS, translated from the coding sequence ATGAAAAAAAGACTGGTAGTGTTGACTGGCGCTGGCATCAGCGCCGAAAGCGGCCTGCGTACCTTCCGTGATAGCGACGGATTGTGGGAAGGCCATGATGTTTATCAGGTGGCATCCCCTGACGGATGGCGCAAAGACCCTGCACTGGTACTCGAATTCTACAACCAGCGCCGAAAAGATGTACTCGCTGCCCAACCCAATGAAGCGCATATCGGTCTCGCAAAACTGGAAGAACATTTCGATGTCAGGATCATCACCCAGAACATCGACGACCTCCACGAGCGGGCTGGTTCCACCAAGGTGATACACTTGCATGGTGAGATCTTCAAAATGCGCAGCGTTAAGGACTTTGATGAACAAACCATTATGGATATCAAAGGTGATATCAAAGTGGGAGACCTCGGCCCTGACGGCGGACAAATGCGCCCGCATATCGTATGGTTCGGAGAAGCGGTGCCGATGATAGAACAGGCGCAGCGCGAAGTACTCTGGGCTGATTACTTTGTTGTAGTAGGAACTTCACTCAACGTATATCCTGCCGCCGGCTTGCTGAACTATGTAAAACCAGCCGTGCAGAAGTTTATCATCGACAAGAAAATTCCTGCAGTAGATCATTACTATGTTAATCTGAAAAAGATTGAAAGTGCTGCTACCACTGGTGTTGCAACGTTAACAGATCTGTTGCTGAAAGAAATTCAATCATAA
- the ribH gene encoding 6,7-dimethyl-8-ribityllumazine synthase → MSDNNKSLLNDAGILNLEDASVVMVYTEWNDHIINELVAGCEKSLTQYNVSKTNKIVVPGAFELPYACKQYWEATQGTGKEPGAIIAFGCVIRGETPHFDYVCKAVTEGILQLNLQLPVPVIFGILTVDNEQQALDRLGGAHGHKGEEAAITALKMIALRRNLAKS, encoded by the coding sequence ATGTCGGACAATAACAAAAGCTTATTAAATGATGCTGGCATTCTCAACCTGGAGGATGCCAGTGTTGTTATGGTCTATACCGAATGGAACGACCATATTATCAACGAACTCGTAGCGGGTTGCGAAAAATCACTGACACAGTACAATGTTTCCAAAACCAATAAAATTGTAGTACCTGGCGCATTCGAGCTGCCATATGCCTGCAAACAATATTGGGAAGCTACACAAGGTACTGGTAAGGAACCTGGCGCTATTATTGCTTTCGGTTGCGTGATCCGTGGAGAAACACCGCACTTTGACTACGTTTGTAAAGCCGTTACGGAAGGAATCCTGCAACTGAACCTTCAGTTACCCGTTCCCGTTATATTTGGTATTCTGACGGTAGACAATGAGCAACAGGCACTCGATCGCCTCGGTGGTGCTCACGGTCATAAAGGAGAAGAAGCTGCTATCACTGCACTGAAAATGATAGCACTGAGAAGGAATCTGGCAAAGAGCTAA